In a single window of the Gracilimonas sp. genome:
- the rnr gene encoding ribonuclease R, producing MSSKKDRLSKFEDLVVNLLKNSPDDKLTREQIISVLRLESNNEIKRLDKSLNRLANQNTVSRKDNYVFLGKNNTKKTKKSSGSSHIVEGKIDISVRGTGYVITDELDQDIMISSRDVGTALNDDKVRVKITGQKKGSGQPRGKILEILERGKDFYVGTLSKVSKENFVIESDKKSVHTNFFVLPEFVNGAQDGDKVIFELVNWVHPKALPEARIKSVLGKSGSNDANVLSILAENDMVAEFPKQVEEYADQIPTEIPEEECARRRDLRDENVFTIDPDDAKDFDDALSIKKLDNGNYYLGVHIADVTHYLTPKTILDEEAHSRGTSVYLVDRVIPMLPEVLSNGVCSLRPNEDKLTYSCFMEIAPNGKLVDYSIEETVIHSKQRFTYDEAQQVIEGRNHKFASEVKLAEELARVLLDKRFREGAIDFDTPEPKFVLDDDGKPLKVILKERIFAHRLIEECMLMANKTVAMHVEELRKRSDKKRSKDLYPFFYRVHDKPDQEKLASIAEQVKPIGIKFEVGKNVSPKKINDLLKKVENTSLEYIVNGLMLRAMAKAEYSPNNVGHFGLGFGHYAHFTSPIRRYPDVIVHRLLKGYNSGARVYTHDQLKKDGEHCSERERVAVDAERDSVKLKQVEFLSSKTGEKFDGIISGVMERGIFVNLKDIYCEGMIRMSDLKSDYFVFNEKRHALVGRKSGKQYQLGDEIRVYVKSTNLEKRQIDFGLAK from the coding sequence ATGAGTAGTAAGAAAGACAGATTAAGTAAATTTGAAGATTTGGTTGTTAATCTATTAAAAAACAGCCCTGACGATAAGCTAACAAGAGAGCAGATTATTAGTGTACTTCGTTTAGAAAGTAATAATGAAATTAAAAGACTGGATAAATCATTAAACCGGTTAGCTAATCAAAATACCGTCAGCAGAAAAGACAATTATGTTTTTCTGGGGAAAAACAACACGAAGAAAACCAAAAAATCCTCAGGTTCATCACATATTGTAGAAGGTAAAATTGATATCTCAGTCCGCGGAACCGGATATGTAATTACCGATGAGCTCGATCAGGATATCATGATTTCATCCCGTGATGTAGGAACTGCTCTTAATGATGACAAAGTTCGGGTGAAAATCACCGGTCAAAAGAAAGGATCAGGTCAGCCAAGGGGTAAAATCCTGGAAATTTTAGAACGCGGGAAAGACTTTTATGTAGGAACGCTTTCTAAGGTTAGCAAAGAGAATTTCGTTATTGAATCGGATAAGAAATCGGTTCACACCAACTTCTTTGTGCTTCCGGAATTTGTGAATGGAGCACAGGATGGAGATAAGGTTATTTTTGAATTGGTGAACTGGGTTCATCCCAAAGCACTTCCTGAGGCTCGCATTAAATCGGTGTTAGGCAAGTCGGGTTCAAACGATGCCAATGTGTTATCCATTCTTGCTGAAAATGACATGGTGGCTGAGTTTCCCAAGCAAGTGGAAGAATATGCAGATCAAATTCCCACAGAAATTCCAGAAGAGGAATGCGCAAGACGCCGGGATTTGAGAGACGAAAATGTATTCACCATAGACCCTGATGATGCCAAAGACTTTGATGATGCATTGAGCATTAAAAAGCTGGATAATGGCAATTATTACCTTGGAGTACATATTGCTGATGTAACCCATTATCTCACTCCAAAAACCATTCTTGATGAAGAAGCACACAGCCGTGGTACCAGCGTTTATTTGGTAGACCGTGTAATTCCGATGCTTCCTGAAGTATTGAGTAATGGCGTGTGTAGCTTACGACCAAATGAAGATAAGCTGACTTATAGCTGCTTCATGGAGATAGCACCCAATGGCAAATTGGTAGATTATTCCATCGAAGAAACGGTGATTCATTCCAAGCAACGGTTTACCTATGACGAAGCCCAGCAAGTAATCGAAGGACGCAATCATAAGTTTGCATCTGAAGTGAAGCTGGCTGAAGAACTGGCAAGAGTTCTTCTCGATAAGCGATTCCGTGAAGGAGCCATTGATTTTGATACTCCTGAGCCTAAATTCGTTTTAGATGATGATGGCAAGCCGCTTAAAGTGATTCTGAAAGAACGCATTTTTGCACACCGGCTTATAGAGGAATGCATGCTGATGGCGAACAAAACCGTTGCAATGCATGTGGAAGAACTTCGAAAACGATCGGATAAAAAACGCTCAAAAGATTTATATCCATTTTTCTACAGGGTTCATGACAAGCCTGATCAGGAGAAATTAGCTTCTATTGCAGAACAGGTGAAACCTATAGGAATCAAGTTTGAAGTAGGAAAAAATGTCTCTCCCAAAAAGATAAATGACCTTCTCAAAAAAGTAGAGAATACAAGCTTGGAGTATATCGTTAACGGATTGATGCTTCGGGCAATGGCTAAAGCTGAGTACTCACCTAATAACGTTGGGCACTTTGGATTGGGTTTTGGACATTATGCACACTTTACCAGTCCGATTCGCCGTTACCCCGATGTGATTGTGCATCGCTTGTTAAAAGGTTACAATTCAGGTGCAAGAGTGTATACCCATGACCAACTAAAGAAGGACGGAGAGCACTGCAGTGAACGCGAACGTGTAGCTGTAGACGCTGAGCGTGACTCTGTCAAACTAAAGCAGGTTGAGTTTTTAAGCAGTAAAACCGGTGAAAAATTCGATGGAATTATAAGCGGTGTGATGGAAAGGGGAATTTTTGTAAACCTGAAAGACATTTATTGTGAAGGAATGATAAGAATGAGCGATCTGAAAAGTGATTACTTTGTTTTTAATGAAAAACGGCACGCTTTGGTAGGCCGTAAGAGTGGAAAACAGTATCAGCTTGGTGACGAAATCCGGGTCTATGTTAAAAGCACAAACCTGGAAAAACGACAAATTGATTTCGGATTAGCCAAATAA
- the aroB gene encoding 3-dehydroquinate synthase, whose amino-acid sequence MSDSISVQTSTADTYELHFGYDLSAELEHFVQNFGSGKAFLMVDAFVLKHHRTHFEKALKSHFKELHVFEVPRGEQAKNIEVYKQAVDFVLNEGVERGTPLIAIGGGVTGDLSGFVAATVLRGIPLIHIPTTLLAMVDSSIGGKTGINHITGKNLIGSFYQPAAVFADVKYLETLPEKEWVNGLSEVLKYGMIHSPEILEKVKTLIEQNTFVDGKSWLPLIQQSATIKVEIVAEDVLEAGKRAFLNFGHTFAHVIEKAGNYTTYSHGEAVYAGMIAAVHASNSLGANIDLSNLLQFKPLYKLTLDQVDSSAKELVHLMKSDKKVKDEQIQLILLKQISSPYVYKVSETDFVERTWEHTLNIFK is encoded by the coding sequence ATGTCTGATTCTATTTCAGTTCAAACATCTACAGCAGATACTTACGAATTGCACTTTGGTTACGATTTGAGTGCAGAATTAGAGCACTTTGTTCAGAATTTTGGTTCTGGTAAAGCCTTCTTAATGGTTGATGCTTTTGTACTGAAGCATCACAGAACACATTTTGAGAAAGCTCTCAAATCTCATTTTAAAGAACTGCACGTTTTTGAAGTGCCCAGGGGAGAGCAGGCTAAGAATATTGAAGTTTATAAGCAGGCCGTAGATTTTGTTTTGAATGAGGGGGTTGAAAGAGGAACCCCTTTGATAGCTATTGGCGGAGGTGTGACTGGTGACTTATCTGGTTTTGTGGCGGCAACGGTGCTGCGGGGTATACCGCTTATTCACATTCCCACAACATTGCTGGCTATGGTTGACAGCTCCATAGGTGGGAAAACGGGCATTAATCATATTACCGGAAAGAATTTGATTGGCAGCTTTTACCAGCCGGCAGCGGTATTTGCTGATGTGAAGTATCTTGAGACATTGCCGGAAAAAGAATGGGTAAATGGCTTGAGCGAAGTGCTCAAATACGGGATGATCCATAGTCCCGAAATCCTTGAGAAGGTAAAGACGTTGATAGAACAAAATACCTTTGTTGATGGAAAATCATGGTTGCCGTTAATTCAGCAGAGCGCAACAATTAAAGTGGAAATAGTGGCCGAAGATGTACTGGAAGCGGGTAAAAGAGCGTTTCTAAATTTCGGACATACCTTTGCACACGTGATTGAAAAAGCAGGTAACTATACAACATATTCTCATGGTGAAGCTGTGTATGCCGGAATGATAGCCGCAGTTCATGCTTCAAACTCTTTGGGAGCAAATATTGATTTATCCAATTTATTGCAGTTTAAGCCGTTGTATAAGCTGACTTTGGATCAGGTGGATTCATCTGCAAAAGAATTAGTGCACCTGATGAAATCAGATAAAAAAGTGAAGGACGAACAAATACAACTCATTTTGTTAAAGCAAATAAGCTCACCTTATGTATACAAAGTATCGGAAACCGATTTTGTGGAACGGACATGGGAGCACACACTAAATATTTTTAAATAG
- a CDS encoding shikimate kinase yields the protein MNSYRLERFKDSIYVCGFMASGKSTLGKALAEKLEREYRDLDEVIVNKEGKSIRKIFDEHGEDYFREKEWEYLLDLTRHFNGVVSLGGGALQNQRIVDHLKVNGLLLFVDTPLEQITDRVLDSNERPILFNKDGKIKSRGTLFTELKALYSGREKFYKQAQVGLKTTLFSSVEEMTEAAIEKITRHV from the coding sequence ATGAACTCATATCGGCTGGAAAGATTTAAGGACAGTATTTACGTGTGTGGCTTTATGGCTTCAGGGAAAAGCACGCTTGGAAAAGCTCTGGCTGAAAAACTGGAACGGGAATATCGCGATCTGGATGAGGTTATTGTAAATAAGGAAGGAAAGAGTATCCGCAAAATTTTTGATGAACACGGAGAAGATTATTTCAGAGAAAAAGAGTGGGAATATCTGCTGGATTTGACCCGGCATTTCAACGGAGTGGTTTCACTGGGAGGTGGGGCATTGCAGAATCAGCGGATAGTTGATCACCTTAAAGTAAATGGTTTGTTACTTTTTGTGGATACCCCACTGGAACAAATCACAGATAGAGTACTTGATAGTAATGAACGGCCAATTCTATTTAATAAAGACGGAAAAATTAAATCCAGGGGAACTCTCTTTACAGAGCTGAAAGCCTTATATTCAGGTCGAGAAAAATTCTACAAACAGGCTCAGGTTGGCTTAAAAACAACGTTGTTTTCCTCTGTTGAGGAAATGACCGAAGCAGCCATCGAAAAAATTACCCGGCATGTCTGA